In the Bartonella apihabitans genome, TCAACGAGATGAAAGCGTCCGGTTTGCGCGGAAGAGGTGGCGCGGGATTTTCGACCGGTATGAAATGGTCTTTCATGCCTAAACAAAATGATGGGCGTCCGCATTATCTGGTTGTCAACGCTGATGAATTGGAACCGGGAACTTGTAAAGACCGTGAGATATTACGCCACGATCCTCATACCTTGATCGAAGGATGTGTTATTGCGACTTTTGCTATGGGTGCGCATACAGCCTTTATCTATGTTCGCGGTGAATATATTCGTGAACGTGAGGCTCTGCAGGCCGCTATTGATGAATGTTACGAAGCCGGCCTTCTCGGTAAAAAGACAAAACATGGTCATGCTTGCGATATTATCGTCCACCATGGTGCAGGCGCATATATTTGCGGTGAAGAGACCGCTCTTTTGGAAAGTCTGGAAGGTAAAAAAGGTCAACCGCGGTTAAAACCGCCTTTCCCTGCCAATATGGGGGTTTATGGTTGTCCGACGACGGTCAACAATGTCGAGTCAATTGCTGTTTCTCCGACTATTTTGCGGCGTGGGGCATCGTGGTTTTCGTCCATTGGCCGACCCAATAATGTGGGAACGAAACTGTTTATGTTTTCCGGACACGTTAACACACCTTGTGTTGTCGAAGAAAGTCTGGGACTTACGTTTCGGGAATTGATCGAGAAACACGCAGGCGGAATTCGCGGTGGCTGGGATAATCTTCTGGCTGTTATCCCGGGGGGTGCTTCCTGTCCGGTTGTACCGGGTGAAAAAATGCCCGATGCGATAATGGACTTTGACGGCATGAAGGCAATCGGTTCTTCGTTCGGCACGGGCGGTGCAATTGTAATGGATAAATCGACAGATATTATCAAAGCGATTTGGCGTATTTCTGCGTTTTTCAAACATGAAAGTTGCGGACAATGTACGCCTTGTCGCGAAGGCACCGGCTGGATGATGCGTCTTTTGGGGCGTATGGTCGAAGGACGGGCACAAAAGCGTGAAATCGATCTTTTGTTTGACGTTTCAAAGCACGTTGAAGGACATACAATTTGCGCATTGGGGGATGCGGCCGCTTGGCCTGTACAGGCCCTTATCAGAAATTTCCGTCCTGAAATAGAAAAACGTATTGATGATTATACGCGCAATGCGGTTCAGAGTAAGAATATTGCTTTGGAAGCAGCAGAATAAAGACGGCAGTGTTTGAGAATTTAGAGTTTTAAAGGTTAGGCGGTTTATCCGCGGACTGGAATAACAATGGCGAAGATCAAAATTAACGGAAAAGAGATCGAAGTACCGGATCACTATACGCTTCTTCAGGCTGCCGAGGCAGCAGGAGCAGAGGTTCCGCGTTTCTGCTTTCATGAGCGGTTATCGATCGCTGGTAACTGCCGCATGTGCCTTGTTGAAGTGAAGGGTGGTCCGCCCAAGCCGACAGCTTCATGCGCAATGGGTGTGCGCGATTTGCGTCCTGGTCCCAATGGTGAGCCGCCGGAGATGTTTACCAACACTCCGATGGTGAAAAAGGCACGTGAAGGGGTGATGGAATTTCTCCTTATCAATCACCCGCTTGACTGTCCGATTTGTGATCAGGGGGGTGAATGCGACCTTCAGGATCAAGCAATGGCCTATGGTCACGATTTCTCACGCTATACGGAAGACAAGCGTGCTGTCGAAAACAAGTATATCGGACCATTGGTAAAGACGGTGATGAATTGTTGTATCCATTGTACAAGATGTGTGCGCTTTACAACGGAAGTAGCCGGAATATCGGAGCTTGGATTGATTGGGCGCGGTGAAGACGCAGAGATTACAACTTATCTTCAGCAAGCCATGACATCCGAATTG is a window encoding:
- the nuoF gene encoding NADH-quinone oxidoreductase subunit NuoF, whose product is MLADSDRIFTNIYGLKDKSLKGAMSRGCWDGTKAILEKGRDWIINEMKASGLRGRGGAGFSTGMKWSFMPKQNDGRPHYLVVNADELEPGTCKDREILRHDPHTLIEGCVIATFAMGAHTAFIYVRGEYIREREALQAAIDECYEAGLLGKKTKHGHACDIIVHHGAGAYICGEETALLESLEGKKGQPRLKPPFPANMGVYGCPTTVNNVESIAVSPTILRRGASWFSSIGRPNNVGTKLFMFSGHVNTPCVVEESLGLTFRELIEKHAGGIRGGWDNLLAVIPGGASCPVVPGEKMPDAIMDFDGMKAIGSSFGTGGAIVMDKSTDIIKAIWRISAFFKHESCGQCTPCREGTGWMMRLLGRMVEGRAQKREIDLLFDVSKHVEGHTICALGDAAAWPVQALIRNFRPEIEKRIDDYTRNAVQSKNIALEAAE